In Candidatus Thermoplasmatota archaeon, the genomic window GGTTGAGCACTACCTCCTCGATCGCATCCCTCTTCAGCTCGATCACGACTCTGAGGCCTTCCTTGTCCGACTCGTCCCTCAGATCCGATATCCCCTCGATGGCCTTCGACTTGACCATCTCGGCGATCGCCTCGAGCAGCGAGGACTTGTTGACCATGTACGGTATCTCCGTAACGATCACAGTGGCCCTGCCGGTGTCCTCATCGTGCTCGACGGTGTACCTGGCCCTTACCCGAATCCTGCCCTTTCCGGAGGCGTACGCCTCGTAGATGCCTTGGGCGCCGTAGATGATGCCTCCCGTCGGGAAGTCCGGGCCCTTGACGACCTCCATCAGGTCCTTGAGCTCGGTGTCCTCGCCCTTGATCTGCCGGTCTATCATGAGCGCGACAGCGTCCACGATCTCGTTCAGGTTGTGGGGCGGGATGTTCGTTGCCATGCCGACGGCGATCCCCTGGGAGCCGTTCACGAGTAGGTTCGGGAACTTCGCAGGAAGCACCAGAGGCTCCTTCAGAGTCCCGTCGAAGTTGGGAGCGAAGTCCACCGTCTCCTCGTCGACGTCCCTGAGCATCTCAGCAGCGATCGCCGAGAGCCTGCATTCCGTGTACCTCATCGCAGCTGCAGAGTCGCCGTCCACGCTGCCGAAGTTGCCCTGTCCGTCTATGAGCGGGTATCGCATCGAGAAGACCTGGGCCATGCGCACCAGGGTGTCGTAGATCGCGAGGTCGCCATGCGGATGGAACTTGCCCAGGACCTCTCCTACGACCCTTGCGGCCTTCTTGTGGCCCTTGTTGTGCGCGAGGCCCATCTCGTTCATGGCGAACAGAATGCGCCTGTGGACAGGTTTCAGGCCGTCGCTGACATCGGGCAGAGCTCGACCAATGATGACGCTCATGGCGTAGTCGATGTACGACTTCTTCATCTCGGTCTCGATCGGCCGTATGATAAGTCTGGCGGCTATTGGTTGCTGTTCTCCCTCGGGTGCCTCTTCCATCCACTACCACCTACACATCCAAGAACTCCACTTCCTTTGCGTGGTCGTGGATGAACTGTCGGCGAGGCTCAACGGCATCGCCCATAAGAATCGTGAACAGCTCATCGGCCTCCACGGCGTCCTCGATCGTGACACGCTTCAGGGTCCGTGACTTGATGTCCATTGTCGTGACTCTGAGCTGCTCCGGGTTCATCTCGCCCAGGCCTTTGTACCTCTGTATGTCCACTCCGTCGCCCAGCTCCTGGACGACCTCCGAGAGCTCCTTGTCGCTGAACAAGTACTTCTCGGTCTTGCCCTTCTTGGCCCTGTACAATGGAGGCTGGGCGATGTAAATGTAGCCGTGGTCGATCATCGGCCTCATGTACCTGAAGAAGAAAGTCAGAAGCAGCGTTCTTATGTGCGCCCCGTCGACGTCTCCATCGGTCATGATGCATACCCTGTGATACCTCGCTTTCGCGATGTTCATATCGGCGTCGATGCCCGTGCCCAGAGCTGTGATGATGGTCCTTATCTCCGCGTTCTTCAGCATCTTGTCCAGTCTTGCCTTCTCCACGTTCAGGATCTTGCCCCTCAAAGGTAGGATCGCCTGGAAGGTCCTGTCCCTGGCCTGCTTCGCGCTCCCGCCTGCCGAGTCACCCTCTACAAGGAAGAGTTCGCACTTGGTCGGGTCCTTCTCAGAACAATCTGAGAGTTTGCCTGGGAGGTTGCCGACATCTAGCAGGCCCTTCCTCCTCGTCAGCTCCCTTGCCTTCCTCGCGGCCTCCCTGGCCTGGGCGGCAATGATCGCCTTGCTGATGCAGGTCTGGGCCACCTTCGGGTTCTCTTCCAGGTATTCGAACAGTTTCTCGTTCACGGCCGACTCGACTATGCCCCTGACATCGCTGTTGCCAAGCTTCGTCTTCGTCTGGCCCTCGAACTGCGGCTCCGGGAGCTTGACGCTCAGGATGGCGGTCAGGCCCTCCCTGACGTCTTCTCCGCTCAGGGAATCGTTGTTGCCACCCTTCAGGAAGCCGTTCTTCTTGGCGTAGTCGTTGAGAGTCCTGGTCAGAGCGGCCCTGAAGCCCACAAGATGCGTCCCTCCCTCAGTCGTATTGATGTTGTTGGCGAATGTGTGAATGTTCTCCGCGTAGCTGTCCGTGTACTGCATGCCAACCTCGACCTGCATGCCGTTCCGGTCCACATTGACATATATCGGCTTCTCGTGCAGGCAGGTCTTGCTCCTGTTGATGAACTGGACGTACTCGACGATGCCTCCGTCGAACTTGTAGGAATTCGACTGGTTCGTCTTTGGTTCCGATATCGTGATCTTCAGGCCTTTGTTGAGAAAAGCGAACTCTCGCATCCTGCCAGACAGGGTCTCGTAGTTGAACTCGGTGCTCTCGAATATCTGAGCATCCGGTTTGAACCGGATGGTAGTGCCCGAACCCGGGGCCTCACCGTCGACCTTGATCGGACTTGCGGGCACGCCACGCTCGTACCTCTGGAAATGGATCTTGCCTTGCCTCTTAATCCTGACCTCAAGCCATTCTGAGAGCGCATTGACGACGCTCAGACCGACCCCGTGGAGGCCGCCCGATACCTTGTAGGTCTTCCTGTCGAACTTGCCACCTGAGTGCAGCTTGGTAAGAACGAGTTCGAGGGCATCCTGCTTGTACTTCTTGTGCATGCCTATCGGAATGCCTCTGCCATCGTCCTCCACAGTGACGCTGCCATCATCGTTCAGAACGACCGTGATGACCGTGCAGAAACCGGCCATGGCCTCGTCGATGCTGTTGTCGACCACTTCGTAGACAAGGTGATGAAGGCCGTGAAAATCTGTGCTGCCGATGTACATGCTCGGACGCTTTCGAACCGCTTCCAACCCCTCTAGAACCTGGATGTTCTCCGCATCGTACGCACTATCTTCCATGAGATTTTGACCCCTATGAGACAGGCTCAAACACCGAATCTTTCTGCGCGCATCCCATCCTTCTTTCGGCGCTTTATTTGGCCTTCAATTTCATCAACAGATTGCGTGTATATAAATGCTTTGAGAATACCGTCTGGCTGCATGCAGGAACCCCCCTTCGTTTCTACTGCAATTTTCCGTCGATTTCACTCCATGATTTCCATGAGAAATGTCGGCACTTGACGACAAGACGACTCTGGCCTGTTTGGCGACGGAGGGAAGGCATTGGAGACTGGTGAGACAAGTTCGTCACGGTGGTTGAAATAAGACGCGAACTCAGTCAGACTGGACCGACACAAATCATCACCGGTCAATGAAAGGATTTATACCGATGAGGCAATCTGTAGCTCCGAACCTGGATGAAAGCTGGTCGAAAGAGCCCTTTTCCACAGGAAATGAAGGGGGTTTCGAAGAAAGAAGGAATCGAGCCAGACAAGTTGAAGGCCCTTGTCCGAGCAGGAAAGGTCGTAATCCCTTCGAACCCCGCTCATAAGAAGCTAGTCCCTTGCGCAATAGGCGAAGGTCTCAGGGTGAAGATCAACGCAAACATCGGCACCTCAAGGGACTACATAGATGTCGACGAGGAGCTCAGGAAGGTAAGGGTGGCCGTCAAATACGGTGCGGACGCGATCATGGACCTGAGCACAGGAGGCAAAATACGCCAGATAAGGAGAAAGATCATCGCGGCATCCACAGTGCCCGTTGGCACCGTACCTATCTACGAGGCGGTGTGCAAGACCTCAGGGAAGGGTGGCCCTGTCAACATGACTAGCGACGACCTCTTCAAGACGATAGAGGAGCACGCCAAGGATGGTGTGGACTTCATGACCGTCCACTGTGGAGTCACGAAGCTAACGGCCGGGTCGCTAGTGAAGCACAAACGAGTCACGGGGGTCGTGTCAAGAGGTGGAGCGCTACTAGTGGCCTGGATGCACCAGAACGGGAAGGAGAACCCGCTCTTCGAGGATTATGATTACCTGCTCGAGTTGGCCAAGGAGCACGAGTTCGCCCTGAGCCTCGGCGACGGCCTGAGGCCTGGGAGCATTGCCGATGCGACAGATGTCCCGCAACTCCACGAGCTCATCGTTCTTGGAAAACTCGTGGAGCGGGCGAGAGAGGCAGGCGTCCAAGCGATGGTCGAGGGGCCAGGACATGTCCCTCTCAACCAGATCGAAGCGAATGTGAGGATCGAGAAGGCCGTGTGCAAGGGAGCACCGTTCTATGTTCTCGGACCTCTGGTGTGCGATGTCGGCGCAGGCTACGATCATATCACTGGAGCGATAGGAGGAGCGTTGGCAGCGTACTTCGGAGCCGACTTCCTGTGCTATGTCACGCCGTCTGAACACCTGTCTCTGCCAACCGTGGAAGATGTAAAGGAGGGTGTGATCGCAAGCAGGATCGCGGCCCATGCGGCCGACCTGGCCAGAGGTCGAGACACTTCTTGGGATAGGGAGATGTCTGCTGCGAGGAAAGCCTTCGACTGGGAGAGGATGTTCGAACTGTCTCTCGACCCTGAGAAGACCAAGGAACTCTGGATGAGGCGGAGATCGCACAGCCCGAAGGTTTGCTCCATGTGCGGAGACCTGTGCGCGATGAAGATGGTCGACAAGCTGCTCGGCGAATGAGACTCGTCAGAAGAAGAGTCCCAGCGGCATTCGCATGACCATGCCGACCACCAGATAGATGATTCCAGCAGCAATGGCTGCCAGAATGCAGGACATCGCGGCCTCGCCTGTCGATATGTCGTTCGCAACGCTGACTGCCTTGCTTGTGACCCAGAGCAGCCAGATCAGTCCGATCAATGCTACCACGAGGAGCACCGCTCCTGCTGCGATTGCCTGGTTGAGCTCGTCACTCGTCCAATCCTGGACCCTGGTCAAGTCGAGACCCCTGAAGCCAGTCGTGAACAGCAAGAGGAGCACCATGCTGAGGAGGACATAGCCTGGATAGGCGTACCCAGTGAGCATCAGGGTGGCGCTACGCTCTCCCCTGCCACCGAAGACATCCTTCGCCACGAGCGCGGTTGTGACTCCGAAGATCAGGAATGCCAGCAATGACACCATCCAGCTGACGAATCCCTGGAACGCCAGCTCGAACGCGTCCCCCCTGCTGTAACCGAGCACCTGTTCCATATCTGCAGTCACCAGCAGGCTGATGACTGAGGAGATGATTGAGAACAGGACGACTATGACGAGCGCCCTCTGCAGGTTGGTAGATCGATATAAAGAGGAGAAGGCCTTTGTCGGAGAGAAGCTGATGCGCAATAGGTCCGAGAAATCCAACCTTGGCGCGTGCTTCGGCTGCATGTAGAGTCCTGGGTAGTGGCTCATATGAACATGCGGATGTATCGGGGATTGGAAGTCCGCCGGGGGGATCTGAGGAACAAAACGCTCCGGCAGCTGCTGCTTGATGCTCGTCCCGCATCTCGGGCAGATGGTCACGCCTGTGCCATCCCCCAACGCCTGCAAATATCCCGAAGACTGAAGGCCGCATGACGGACACGACATACTGTGGACGTACACCACAGACTCGGGCATCATAAGTAAGACGATAGCGTCCGAGGAATATTAGCATTGCCCAATCAGAGCCAGCTGATGGAGAAGATGGAGCCACTGGAGGGTATCGAACCCCCGGCCTGCGGTTTACGAAACCGCCGCTCTTTAGCGGCAATTGCTGAACAGCAAATGCAACCGCTGAGCTACAGTGGCAACAGGGATTGTTGGGAAGATTGTCTTGCTAGTTAAGGCTTTTGACCTCTCCCACATCGGGGTCCAGGCAGTCCAGATTGACGCCTTAAAGACGAGAGGCTTTTAAGGGTTCGACGGCATTCATGCTGGGGACCCGCCAAATGGTCACCGACCTGCGCATACCCGAAGGAATCGTCGTCCGGACCGCCAAGGGCGGGTCGGACTCCCTCAAGGGGATTCTCGAGGACCTGAAACAGTACAGTTTCACGGGATATGTCAGGGTGACCCTTCAGAAAGAAATCATGAGCTCAATCGGGTACCTGGTGGTCGAGCAGGGCGCGCCGGTGATGGCCGTCTACGAGTTCGAGAAATCGAAACCGAGGGAGCTCAAGAGGATCTACACGGGAGAGAAGTCGCTAAGGTTCATCCTGGAGGACTCGCAGGATAGGGGTTCCAACATCGAGCTACACAGCAGGGTACCGATAGAGGAGTTCGAGCGGAGGTTCCCTGATGCCAGGATCGACGAGGCGCCAGTGCAGGCAAAGGCACCCATCTTGGAAGCCGGGCAGAAGATTGAGGAGGAGGCCGAGGAGGAAGAGACTGCCGATTCTCAGCGAGGAATAGTCGAGCTCTGGCGCAGGAAGGGATTCAAGGTGGACACTCTCGAGGAGGCGCTCAGGAAAGGCCCTGGGGCGCTCGCGAAGGAGCTCACTCAGTTCGAACAGGACGCGCAGAGGCTGAAGCAGTTCGAGATCATGATGAACAACTTCCCAATCCTTGGTCACGAGCAAGAGATAGAGGAGATCAGGTCGAAGCTAGACGACAGGGCCAAGATCGCGGAGATCGAATCCGACATTGAATTCCTTCAAGAGAAGATCAAGCGCAAGATCCAAAAAAGGAAGACCGTTGAGGAATCGATCAAGCAGGAGATGGAGAAGAAGAAACGAGAGGAGAAGTCCGCGGACGTATACGATCTGATACTGAAGTACCAGACAGCTCCTGAGGAGGATGTCGCGAAGAAGTGCCCCAGGTGCGGAGGACCGGTGGATGAAGAGGGGAGATGCCCCAAGTGCAGCGCTGAGGGGGCAGCCGCCGCGGCTCCTGCTTTCGCGAAGCCCTTGAACACGGAGATGACCTTTGACAACTTCGTCGTGGGTCCTGGGTCGAAGTTCCCAGTGGCCGCGGCCAGTTCAGTGGCCAGCTCCCCGAGCAAGACCTACAATCCTCTGCTCGTCTTCGGCGGATCCGGCCTTGGAAAGACGCACCTCATTTTCGCCATAGGTAATCACATGAGGAGCAAATCGAAGAGCATCAAGATCATGTATGTTCCTGCGGACAAGCTCGTCGAGGCGATCAACACCTCACAGGAGGAGGCGCTAAGAAAGAGGATGAAAGAAGACATGGAGAGCGTGGACCTGCTCCTCGTCGATGACATGCAGTTCCTCGCAACCAGCGAACGAGCACAGATAGATATCACCCATGTCATAGACCATCTGATCGATTCCAAGAAACAGGTCGTTCTCGCGAGCGACCGGCTGCCTTCCCAGATTCCCGGTTTCAGCGACAGGCTGAGCTCCCGCATAATGCTGGGACTCACGACGGACCTGCAGCCTCCGGACCTGGATACAAGGGTCAAGATCCTGAAGCTCAAGGCACGGGAGAAGAATCTGAAGCTGAGCGACGATATCGTCACTTACATTGCTGAGCGCGTCACGACCAATGTCAGAGAGCTGGAGAGCACGCTCACGAAGATCGCGGCTTTCTCCACAATAATGAAACTGGACGTGGATCTCAACCTCGTCTCTGACATACTCAAGCCGCTGGCACCTGTTCAGGAGACAAGGAAGGAGATCATGAAGGAGGTCAAAGCGAACCCCGGACACTGCTACCTGGTCGAGGAGGAGCGGCCGATGTACAGCAACGTGCTCCTCAGCAGGAAGATGGACGAAGGTTATGCTGGCATGGTCATCACGCGCATGAACCCAAAGCGTATAAGGGACGAGTTCAAGGTGCCTCCCGAGATTCTCTGGCTCACGGACAAGGAGAGTTCTCAAGAGAAGACTGTCGCGCCCTCTCTGGAGATGCTGATCCATGTCATACAGGAGTTCATGGCGCAGGGGGAGAAGGGAATGATCGTCCTTGACGGAATCCAGTACCTCGTGAGCACGACCAACTTCGAGGCTGTGCTAAGGTTCGTCAGAAGCCTGATAGACGAGATCTCCGAGTCGAGCGCCATTCTCGCCATATCCATGAGTCCCGAGACCATGAAGCCCCAGGAAGTCTCGATTCTGGAAAGAGAGATGGAAGTCCTGAACCTGACCTGAAGAAAGCACCCTCACTCTACGCGGGCTTCTTCATCATCTCTTTGAACTCACGCATCTCCTTGAGCGCCTGTGGGTATTCCTCCGATTTCATGAGGGAGGTCGCCGACTTCAGAACCGTCAGCATCGGCGTGATGTTCACATTCCTGACCTTGGCGTCGATAAGCTCGTCCCTCGCCTTGCGCATCTCCTCGTTCATGCGGCCTGGTATGGACTTGTTCAGGCTTTCGTTCGCCATCTTGATGCTGATGTCCATTCTGTCGAAGTCCTTGGCTTCCAGGGCCTTGGACGCTTCCATCAGAAGCCTCCTAGCGTCCTTGGTGTCAACAATGAATATCTCGCAGTCTGCGATGTAGTTCTTGAGCTGCCCGATCTTCTTCTTCGACTCATTGTACCTGCCAGTGATCGGCAGCAGTTCCTTGGCCACCTTCTCGGCATAGACATAAGCGGCCTCGATGTCGCCGGCAGCTCTTGCTCGTGCGACCTCTTGAATGTAAGTCGTCGGTCTGGATACGTCTCCGCCAAACTCACGAGCGATCTTGATCTCCTCGTTCAGCTTGGTGATTGCATCCGCGAGGTGGGAGTCAATCTTGCCCATGAGTGCGTTCTTCGACTTCTGCACGAGCTCCACGGCCCTCTCGATCTGCCGCTCCCTGCCAGCAGCCGCGGCCTCGTCTATGAGCTGCTTGCTCTCGCCTATATCGACTTCCTTCTCACGGGCCAATGCCAGGAGTGGTTTCATCTCGGCGACCATGCGCGCGAGATCTCTACCCTTGTCTTTCGCTGCTGGTGGAGCGGGAGCCTGTGCAGGGATCTCTTCCTCGTGCTTGATTTCGCGAACTCGGACCTCGGCATGTTTTGGAGCAGAAGACGCAGGGGCAGGCGATGGCTTCTCGGTCAGAGTCGGCGTCTCTGGACTTGTCTCGGGTTTCGGAGTGGGCTCTGACGCCTTCTTGCCCCATTTGAAGAAACTTTTGAAGCCCTTCTTGTCCTCGGCTTTCTCCTCTTTCTTCTCGGGCTCGACCGGCTTGGCAGGCTTCTTCGAAGGTGCCTTGACTTCAGCCATAGGCGGTTCGATGTCCTTCTTTGGGGCGATTGCAGGGGCCTCAGGCTCGACGAACACGGCGCCGCAGCCAGGACAGGATTTGGCGTCCACACTGACAAGAGTATTGCAGGCTGGGCACTGGAACATCTCCACGCCCTCCTCGGCGAACATCACCCCGCATTTGGGGCACTGGGTCGCGGTCGCTTCGATAGAAGTGCCGCACTGTGGGCACTCAAAGGACTCGACCTCAGCCACGACTTCCTCATCTTGAATATCAGGAGCTGGTTCGACCTCTTGAATCGGCTCAGGCGTGGGCGCGGGCTTCGGTTCAGGGACAGTACTGATGTCGGCGCCAGGGGCACGTGAGAATATCTGCTTCGGAGACTCCACACGGGACGGCGGGGCCGTTTCAGGAGTTCTTTGAACTGGCGGCTTCTCCGAGGGCTTGGACATCGAGAATATTTCGTCAACGCGCGATTCCACAGAGACCCTAGGCGGAGCTGCTTGCTCAGGAGCCTTCCTGGCGGGCTCGATATCTATGTCGAATATGGAAAGATCCGTTCCGCAGAATCCGCACTTCCTAGAGCCAGGCTGAAGGGGCGAATCGCAGATCGGACAGAGTTTGTCCCCGCTAGAATTTGGCAACGAGTATTGCCTCCATGAAACAGCGGTCTCACTTTACGATATGCCTGGATAAATAGTTAATCGTTTTGATTTCGCAAATTGATAGCTTATACGGCGGCAGCTGTGCGCCAGTGTACCTGGCAGGAGGAGAAACATATTTCCACATGGGCGTAGTTGTCAATGTCTGGGGATCCTCGTGGAGTTGAGGTCAGTAAGGTTGGAGTTTCCCGAAAACGCGAACGTGATAGTTGGTCAGACCCATTTCATCAAGACCGCTGAGGACCTGTACGAGGCGATAGTGAGCTCCGTCCCTCAGGCGAGGTTCGGAGTGGCATTCTGCGAGGCCTCAGGACCATGCCTTGTCAGGGTGGAGGGCAACGACGACAGGCTGAAGAAACTCGCCGCGGAGAATGCGAACAGGATCGGAGCCGGGCACACTTTCGTAGTGATACTTGAGAACGCCTACCCAATCAACGTCTTGAACAGGATCAAGGAAGTCCAGGAGGTATGCACGATATTCTGCGCGACCGCTAACCCCGTCGACGTATTGGTCGCGGAGAACGAGCGCGGAAGGGGCATCGTGGGCGTGATCGACGGAGAGAAGCCCAAGGGGACAGAGTCGGCGAAGGACGCTGAGGACAGGAAAGCGTTCCTCAGAAAGATCGGCTACAAGAGATAGAAGCACAAGGATGAATCGCAGAATGAGACTCGACATCAAAATCAGCCCTCTGGACCTCAACCTTACATTGGGCTGTGGCCAGACCTTCAGATGGCGAAAGGCTCCAGGCGGCTTGTGGGAGGGGCCGCTCGGGAATCAGTTCATCAGATTAGGACAGAAGGGTTCAATCGTCCACATAGAGGCGAGCCCTGGAGGGCGAGAGGTTGAAGGACTTGTCAGGACGCACCTGAGAGCTGATGACGACGTCCGAGGAATCCAGAAGGCGCTCGCCGAAGATCCCGTGATGGCGGCTGGGATTTCCGAGCTGAAAGGTCTCAGGATAGTCAAGATCGATGAGTGGGAGTGCCTGATAAGTTTCATACTGGCGACCTATGCGAGCATTCCGCGGATAACGAAGATGATCGAGACTCTGTCGACCAGGTACGGCGAGAGGATCGTCGCTGGAGTAAACTCATTCCCCAGTCAGGACAGGCTCCGAAGGGCCCCTTTGTCAGAACTGGCGAAGTGCGGGTTTGGATATCGCGCGAAGTTCATCCACGAAGCGTGCAAGGTCCTGGACGATGATGCCCTGTCGGAGTTCCAGAGAATGTCCAACAAGGACCTCAGAGATGAGCTGAAGCAGCTTCCTGGAGTGGGAGACAAGGTGGCGGACTGCGTCTCGTTGTTCGGTTTTGGCAGGCTCGATGCGTTCCCTATCGATGTCTGGATCGAGAGGGCACTTGAGCGCCTGTACCATCGGAAAGGCTCATACAACAAGTTGATGGAGTTCGCTCTGGCGCGGTTCGGCCCATACGCGGGGTACGCGCAGGAGTATCTGTACTACAACGAGAGGTTGCGCGCGCCTGGGGGAACGTGTATGTTCTCAGAAAAATGAGATGATCGACCTGTCCATGAAAAGCAGGGCACCTTCGGCAACTGCAACCAGACCTATGATGATCATCGTCAGCTTCCAATCGAGGACCATCGTTGCGATGGTCAGGACGTCTTCTAGAAAGTGGAGCAGCGTATGCACAATCGCGCCCACTATGAAGAAGATGATCACTAGGATGATCCACTCGTCGACGCCCAAGACGGTCGAAGGCAGCACGAACGAAGCCGCGAAGGCAGCAGCTGCGCCGACGACCACCCCGAGCACGCCCGCCCAAGGGATCTCCCGCATGGGTTTCAAGAACAACGTCGTGGCAAGCAGGATGATCAACACCAGCGTGAGCCACCCGACCGTGTTCTTGGTGCCCGCGAAGAAGGCGACCACGAACATCGCGGCCCCGATCATGAATCCAATGAACGTCCCGACCTCGTCCCAATGAGAATCGTCTCTTTGACCGTAGACTGCGACGGCCATCGACAACAGCCCCCCAACGATAAGGGCGATGGCAGGCACCGGCTCGTCGGCCAACAGCGCTGGGTCCACCATGAGGACTTGAAGAACTGGCGGAGTACTTCATTGTTGCCAGCGGATTAGCTCTTGCCTTCGCCAGGATGGGTCCTCTGATAGAAATCAATTATCTCCCAGTCAGAAATCGTGCCGGCCTCCTTTTCTGCAAGCAAGAGCCCGCGGATCCTAGCGTACTCGGAGACTATCTCCTGGCACTCCGGTCCTCCTTTGACATCGCCGACCTCGAGCTTTCCGCCCTTGCTTTTCCCTTCGAATGAGCCGATCATCCTGATGCCCTGGAACACCGCGTACCTTCCTGTCTCCGGCATGATGTCCCTGGAGCACACTCGGAGGTACTGTGAGAGGTAGTCTCCCGGGGACAGCACGACATTTCCCGTGAAGGTCGTCTTACCCAGCATGTCGAACGCCTCCCTGCTCGCCCAATGAAGCACTCCTGAGCCTTTGAGCATGAACCCTTTGATGAGGACACCGTC contains:
- the gyrB gene encoding DNA topoisomerase (ATP-hydrolyzing) subunit B, whose amino-acid sequence is MEDSAYDAENIQVLEGLEAVRKRPSMYIGSTDFHGLHHLVYEVVDNSIDEAMAGFCTVITVVLNDDGSVTVEDDGRGIPIGMHKKYKQDALELVLTKLHSGGKFDRKTYKVSGGLHGVGLSVVNALSEWLEVRIKRQGKIHFQRYERGVPASPIKVDGEAPGSGTTIRFKPDAQIFESTEFNYETLSGRMREFAFLNKGLKITISEPKTNQSNSYKFDGGIVEYVQFINRSKTCLHEKPIYVNVDRNGMQVEVGMQYTDSYAENIHTFANNINTTEGGTHLVGFRAALTRTLNDYAKKNGFLKGGNNDSLSGEDVREGLTAILSVKLPEPQFEGQTKTKLGNSDVRGIVESAVNEKLFEYLEENPKVAQTCISKAIIAAQAREAARKARELTRRKGLLDVGNLPGKLSDCSEKDPTKCELFLVEGDSAGGSAKQARDRTFQAILPLRGKILNVEKARLDKMLKNAEIRTIITALGTGIDADMNIAKARYHRVCIMTDGDVDGAHIRTLLLTFFFRYMRPMIDHGYIYIAQPPLYRAKKGKTEKYLFSDKELSEVVQELGDGVDIQRYKGLGEMNPEQLRVTTMDIKSRTLKRVTIEDAVEADELFTILMGDAVEPRRQFIHDHAKEVEFLDV
- the thiC gene encoding phosphomethylpyrimidine synthase ThiC, translating into MKAGRKSPFPQEMKGVSKKEGIEPDKLKALVRAGKVVIPSNPAHKKLVPCAIGEGLRVKINANIGTSRDYIDVDEELRKVRVAVKYGADAIMDLSTGGKIRQIRRKIIAASTVPVGTVPIYEAVCKTSGKGGPVNMTSDDLFKTIEEHAKDGVDFMTVHCGVTKLTAGSLVKHKRVTGVVSRGGALLVAWMHQNGKENPLFEDYDYLLELAKEHEFALSLGDGLRPGSIADATDVPQLHELIVLGKLVERAREAGVQAMVEGPGHVPLNQIEANVRIEKAVCKGAPFYVLGPLVCDVGAGYDHITGAIGGALAAYFGADFLCYVTPSEHLSLPTVEDVKEGVIASRIAAHAADLARGRDTSWDREMSAARKAFDWERMFELSLDPEKTKELWMRRRSHSPKVCSMCGDLCAMKMVDKLLGE
- a CDS encoding YIP1 family protein, with protein sequence MGDGTGVTICPRCGTSIKQQLPERFVPQIPPADFQSPIHPHVHMSHYPGLYMQPKHAPRLDFSDLLRISFSPTKAFSSLYRSTNLQRALVIVVLFSIISSVISLLVTADMEQVLGYSRGDAFELAFQGFVSWMVSLLAFLIFGVTTALVAKDVFGGRGERSATLMLTGYAYPGYVLLSMVLLLLFTTGFRGLDLTRVQDWTSDELNQAIAAGAVLLVVALIGLIWLLWVTSKAVSVANDISTGEAAMSCILAAIAAGIIYLVVGMVMRMPLGLFF
- a CDS encoding DUF835 domain-containing protein, with the translated sequence MVTDLRIPEGIVVRTAKGGSDSLKGILEDLKQYSFTGYVRVTLQKEIMSSIGYLVVEQGAPVMAVYEFEKSKPRELKRIYTGEKSLRFILEDSQDRGSNIELHSRVPIEEFERRFPDARIDEAPVQAKAPILEAGQKIEEEAEEEETADSQRGIVELWRRKGFKVDTLEEALRKGPGALAKELTQFEQDAQRLKQFEIMMNNFPILGHEQEIEEIRSKLDDRAKIAEIESDIEFLQEKIKRKIQKRKTVEESIKQEMEKKKREEKSADVYDLILKYQTAPEEDVAKKCPRCGGPVDEEGRCPKCSAEGAAAAAPAFAKPLNTEMTFDNFVVGPGSKFPVAAASSVASSPSKTYNPLLVFGGSGLGKTHLIFAIGNHMRSKSKSIKIMYVPADKLVEAINTSQEEALRKRMKEDMESVDLLLVDDMQFLATSERAQIDITHVIDHLIDSKKQVVLASDRLPSQIPGFSDRLSSRIMLGLTTDLQPPDLDTRVKILKLKAREKNLKLSDDIVTYIAERVTTNVRELESTLTKIAAFSTIMKLDVDLNLVSDILKPLAPVQETRKEIMKEVKANPGHCYLVEEERPMYSNVLLSRKMDEGYAGMVITRMNPKRIRDEFKVPPEILWLTDKESSQEKTVAPSLEMLIHVIQEFMAQGEKGMIVLDGIQYLVSTTNFEAVLRFVRSLIDEISESSAILAISMSPETMKPQEVSILEREMEVLNLT
- a CDS encoding zinc ribbon domain-containing protein — translated: MPNSSGDKLCPICDSPLQPGSRKCGFCGTDLSIFDIDIEPARKAPEQAAPPRVSVESRVDEIFSMSKPSEKPPVQRTPETAPPSRVESPKQIFSRAPGADISTVPEPKPAPTPEPIQEVEPAPDIQDEEVVAEVESFECPQCGTSIEATATQCPKCGVMFAEEGVEMFQCPACNTLVSVDAKSCPGCGAVFVEPEAPAIAPKKDIEPPMAEVKAPSKKPAKPVEPEKKEEKAEDKKGFKSFFKWGKKASEPTPKPETSPETPTLTEKPSPAPASSAPKHAEVRVREIKHEEEIPAQAPAPPAAKDKGRDLARMVAEMKPLLALAREKEVDIGESKQLIDEAAAAGRERQIERAVELVQKSKNALMGKIDSHLADAITKLNEEIKIAREFGGDVSRPTTYIQEVARARAAGDIEAAYVYAEKVAKELLPITGRYNESKKKIGQLKNYIADCEIFIVDTKDARRLLMEASKALEAKDFDRMDISIKMANESLNKSIPGRMNEEMRKARDELIDAKVRNVNITPMLTVLKSATSLMKSEEYPQALKEMREFKEMMKKPA
- a CDS encoding adenosine-specific kinase — translated: MELRSVRLEFPENANVIVGQTHFIKTAEDLYEAIVSSVPQARFGVAFCEASGPCLVRVEGNDDRLKKLAAENANRIGAGHTFVVILENAYPINVLNRIKEVQEVCTIFCATANPVDVLVAENERGRGIVGVIDGEKPKGTESAKDAEDRKAFLRKIGYKR
- a CDS encoding 8-oxoguanine DNA glycosylase → MRLDIKISPLDLNLTLGCGQTFRWRKAPGGLWEGPLGNQFIRLGQKGSIVHIEASPGGREVEGLVRTHLRADDDVRGIQKALAEDPVMAAGISELKGLRIVKIDEWECLISFILATYASIPRITKMIETLSTRYGERIVAGVNSFPSQDRLRRAPLSELAKCGFGYRAKFIHEACKVLDDDALSEFQRMSNKDLRDELKQLPGVGDKVADCVSLFGFGRLDAFPIDVWIERALERLYHRKGSYNKLMEFALARFGPYAGYAQEYLYYNERLRAPGGTCMFSEK